Part of the Cytophagia bacterium CHB2 genome, TGTTCATGAAAAGGGCGATTGTAGCGCGCCGGATGCAAGCTCTGCAGGCGGGCACTACAATCCCTCCACGATGCAACATTCAGCCCCGGACTCAGCCAACCGCCACATGGGCGATCTTGGCAACATTGTGGCAGACAGCACGGGGAATGCGCATCTCGATTGGATGGATATGCATCTTGCGTTGAATGGGGAAAATTCCATCGTCGGCAAAGCCGTGATCGTACACGCGGATCCTGATGATTTCACAACACAGCCCACGGGCAACGCCGGCGCGCGCGTGGCGTGCGGCGTAATCGAAGCCAAAAACGAATAGCGCCAAACCCAGCCCGCAATCCCAAAAAAGAAGGCACGCAAAAACGGGGAGTTGCAAAGGCCTCGCAGAGATTTTTTTCGCGACGTCTTTGTAGCTTCCCGTCTTTCATGATAATCTTGTGCTGATGACTTTTTTTCTGCTATCCTTAAAAAATCCTTGCCACAATTAACTCTGCCGATGCCAACCTTCATTCGATTCGTACCCAAACCCGCCTCGCCATCTCTGTTCGTGGTTCTCATCTTGATCGGAATCTCACTCAATTTGCGGTCCCTGTC contains:
- a CDS encoding superoxide dismutase family protein, with amino-acid sequence AVLQPTANNSVTGTVTFTQMEGHVHVVADLFGLTPGIHGFHVHEKGDCSAPDASSAGGHYNPSTMQHSAPDSANRHMGDLGNIVADSTGNAHLDWMDMHLALNGENSIVGKAVIVHADPDDFTTQPTGNAGARVACGVIEAKNE